The Flavobacterium faecale genomic sequence TTTTAGTCAATCGCTACGACTGATTCACCACCTTGAAAAGCTAATTGACAAGTAGTATAAGGAGAAGCATTTTGTTAAAGATTATGCTTCACTTTTACATGTTAGACCTAACTACCTCAATGCTATTTGCAACGAGCTAACTAGCAGTTCTGCTGGTTGTTTTGACCCCACCAATTCTTCATATGTTTTCTGAATAAAATGGGTTCTAGCATTTCATTCATTAAACAATTCTTAAAATTTATTATTAAAAAAATGATATATCTCATGTTTTTATCTAAAAAGTAAAAAGTACCATCAATACGTCTTTTATCACCATTATAAAAGTCTCTTTTAGTTTCAAATTTGCATAATCATTTAAATAAGGATCATTATGAAATTCAAGACTAAAAAGCTTTTTTTTAAACCTAAAGTAAAGTTAATTACTCTCGCTCTGCTATTTTTTTTGCAGCCCATTATAACCTTTGCTCAAACAGATGAGGGTGTTAGTTTTTTCCCAAACAAGTCTATCGGTTTTATCGGAATATTAACAGGACTTGTTATTATAGCAGTTGTGTTGGTTCTTTTTTTAGTAGTAAAACTTTCTTCGAATACAAACTATTTTTTGGATCAGAAATCACAAATTCAAAAAGAGAAATTCAAAAAATACATCACTAATTTGAATGAATCTGATATTGAGGTATTGAAGAAAAAACGCAACCAAAATAGTAACCGAACTTCATTTTTGGTGCTTGGTTTTCTATCATTAGTACCACAAATAATGTCTGCTGAAACTGCTCCTGCAAAAAGGGAAGATCTTTTTTCGCAACCAGGAGTATTAATTACGTTGGTATTGATTTTTATTCCGTTGTTTTTGGCATTGGTTTATCTAGCTGCAAAGGTGTCTACTGGCTTTAAAAATTATGTCAATAATCAAAAAATAAACGAAGCGAAAGAGTTTGCTGCCTATATTTCTGAAACAGAAAATATTCCAAGTGATGCCGATTTAGATGAAATCAAAAATAAACTAGAATACACCATTAAACCAAATGAATTATCCGGTAATGAGACTGCAAGCGATTCAAAAGGGTTATTGAAAAATATTAGTACCGAAACTAATTATCGCTTTTTTGCCTCAAAAAGACCGCCAATTAAACGTCCTAAAATTGATCCCGAATTAACTCGATTAATTTTATGGTATTTGGGTACTGCCGTTTTTTGGCTTTTCGTTGGTAGTAGTGTTGGAGAATATGTTGGTATAAAATTTATTGTTCCAGATGCTGACAATTATAGTTGGTTGAGTATTGGTAGACTTCGTGCCGTGCATACGAACCTCGTTTTTTGGGCATGGTCAACGATAGGTATTATGGGATTGGGTTATTACATCGTTCCTATGGTTAGTAATGCTCCATTAAATAGTATTAAAAACGGATGGAAAGCACTTATTGCTGTCAATTCAGCTATGTTTGTAGGTGCTATTTCGATTATGGCCGGAATCAATAATGGTGGAGGTGAATACCGTGAAATCATTTGGCCAATTATGGCAGTGTGGGCCTACGGATTGTTGCTTACTGTGATAAACTTTATTAAAACTATAGCAAAACGTACAACGCACGAAATTTATATTTCGAACTGGTTTATAGTAGCTTCTTATATTTTCATCCTGATTGTAGCTACAATAGCATACATCCCGATGGGGCAAGACGGAATTGGTGAAACAATCGTACAGGGATACTATATGCATCAAGCGGTGGGAATGTGGTTTATGTTTTCTATGCTTGGTGTACTCTATTATCTATTGCCTCAGCAAGTCAACAAACCTATATATTCGTATAGTTTAGGTGTATTGGCTTTTTGGTCACAAATTTTATTTTACACCGTTATTGGAACACATCACTTTGTCTTTAGTGCCTTGCCATGGTGGTTGCAAACAGTAGCAATTGTTGGTAGTGTTGGGATGCTAATTCCGGTTACTTCTGGAACCATTAATTATTTGATGACTATGAAGGGATCTTGGAGCAAGATTAGTAATAGTTACTCATTGCCATTCTTTTTTGTTGGAATTATCTATTATTTCACTGGTTCTTATCAAGGAACAGCCGAAGCCTTTCGATCTACCAATTTAATTTGGCACTTTACTGACTTTACCATTGCGCACTCGCACATTACGATGTACGGAATTATAACTTTTTTACTTTTTGGTAGTATCTATGCTATTGTACCACGTCTTACAGGAAAAGAACCACCACAATTGGGAGTTGGTGCTCATTTTTGGTTGGCATTAATAGGATTACAATTTTATACTATTCCGTTGATGATTGGTGGTACTTTAAAAGGATTAATGTGGGCCGAAGGAAAACCATTTATTGATAGCGTTGTACTTATGGGACCTTACTGGTTATGGAGAGCTATTGGCGGAACATTGATGTGGTTGTCTCATATCGTTTTGGCTTATAATATGTACAAAATGATGCGCCCTTCTACTGATATAGATGTAAAAGAAAAAGCATTCGAAATAATCAATCAAGATTTAGAAGCTAATTCAGTTGAACCTAAAATTTAAATACGATGAGTATATTTCACGATCATAAAAAACTTTTTACGTTAGCTACTGCCCTATTTGGCACATTAACGCTATTTGTAGCCGTATTTCCATCATTATACAATCAAGAAAATAGCGCGCCTTTATATGGAAGTGTGCCACTTACAGAGCAGGAAGAAGCAGGAAGGCAAATATACATAAGCAATGGCTGTGTAGGTTGCCACACGCAACAAGTACGTAATGTAGATATGGATAAGACGTGGGGAAGTCGCCCCGGGATTGCCTCCGACTATGCTTACAGCACTAGAAAAAGTATTTGGCAAAATTCAGGTACTTTGATGGGAACTGAACGTACAGGTCCTGACTTAACCAATATTGGAGACAGACAACCGAGCCAAGACTGGCATTTAGTCCATTTATTCAATCCTAGAACGGTAATGCCTCAATCAATCATGGCGCCATATCCTTGGTTATTTGAAATCAAGGATAAAGCTGAAAAAGGCGATATCAAAGTTAATGTTCCCGAAGAATTTCTACACGGTCAAAAAGGAGTTGTGGTAGCTACTCAAGACGCATTGAACTTGGTGGCTTATTTAAAAAGTTTAAGACAAGTTAAATTACCTGACGGAACACCAGACCCTATCTTTTTATACAAAATAGAAAAGGCAGAAGCTACTGCAGCAGCTACGGGTGCTCCGGTAGAATTAAATGGAAGCGACTTATATGGTGCAAATTGTATGGCGTGTCACCAACAAAACGGAGAAGGGCTTCCGGGTGCTTTCCCTCCTTTGAAAGGAAGCAAAATTGTATTGGATGACAATCCTGAAATCATGGTTGGTATTATCATGAACGGTTACAATGCTAGAGAAGATTATGGCGAAATGCCAGCCGTGGGAACCAATGCTAATCTATCTGCAGAAGAAATTGCGGCCATTATGAATCACGAAAAAACAAGCTGGGGAAATAATGCTAAAAAAGTAACTCCGGATCAAGTTAAAAAATTGATGGAACTTGCCAAATTAAGCGCACCAAAACCTTAAATAAAACAAAGATGAAAAAGTCAATATACACAACACTACTACTGGTATTTTCGGGTATCACCTACGCTTGTCCGATGTGTGATAAACAGCAACCAAAGATTTTGAAAGGAATTGCTCATGGAGCTGGTCCAGAAAGTAATCTAGATTATGTAATTGTTTGGGGCATGGTTGCCTTTGTAGCTCTAACACTGTTTTATGCGGTGAAATACTTGGTAAAACCAAAAGAAAACAACGATAATCATATTAAAAGAACCATTATAAATTTTGAATAATATGGACCATAAAAGTAAAGTGATTATATTTGTTGATGATGATATTCAGCCAATAGGAGAGTTTGAAGCACCTGTAAATTTTGAATTAGATACTCGCAAATTAACCGATGGATTACACCAACTAAAAATAGTTAGTAAAGACCCTACTGGAAAAGAAGGAATTAGAGTGATCCCTTTTAAAGTTAGGAATGGTCCCGCAATTGCTGTTGAGGGATTAAAAGACAATGACGAAGTTGATGGTGTTTTACCGTTGATGATTAATGCGTACGGAAAAGGGAATCAAAAATCATTTTTGATCGATGGTAGCGAAACGCCTAAAAGTGTTCCTTCTTGGTTAATTTCTGGTATCATAGCTTTTATTGCTTGGGCGATCTATTATTTAATAACATCATTAGGATAAATAAATATGTGCGAAATAAAAAATGTCAGTTGTAGTGAAGTTGCTCAAAATGAGCTGAAATTTGCTGTTTATACTACTGCAGATTTTTTAAAATTTATGCATCAATTAAACACTCCACATCGTCATAATTATTATATGATTTTGCTTAACAAAAAAAATCATGGATCTCAATTAATAGATTTCAAAGAATTTGACATTGCCCCTTTTTCAGTAACTTGTCTGCATCTTGGGCAAGTACATCAATGGCTTAATTATGAAAGCATCGAAGGCTATGTTTTGGTATTCGAAAGTGACTTTTTTGCTTTAAGATATCAGAATTATCAGCTTAGTGAATTTTCATTTCTAAGCTATCGACATACTCAGCCATACCTAACCATATCTGAAGAAAAATTTAATCATATTGAGTCTATAGCCGTTTGGATGTTACGGGAGTTCAATAGTATTGAAGTTAATTTCGAAAAATCCTTGCGTTCGTTACTTAATATTATGTTGATTGATCTTAATAGATTATTTGAACCTGCAAACAAAAACGCAGAATTTAGTCAATCACTCCAACTGATTCACCACTTTGAAGAGCTAATTGACAAGTATTACAAAGAGAAGCATTTTGTTAAAGATTATGCTTCTCTTTTACATGTTAGACCTAATTACCTAAATGCTATTTGCAACGAGGTAACTAGCAGTTCTGCTGGTGATTTAATTCGCAACCGAATTCTAATTGAAGCGAAACGCTTGCTCATTCACGAAAAAAAGACAGCCTCTGAAATTGCATACGAATTAGGTTTTGTAGACAATTCTTATTTTGGACGCTTTTTTAAAAAATATGAAAATTATACCCCAGACGGTTTCAAGAAAAAGTATTTAAAAAATTAGCCTTTTGATCTAAACGAGAACCACAATTAAAGAGCTACACTGTAACAAATGTCACAGTACAATCTATCTTAACGATCTATCTTTACAATATATTAGCTATATCGATTTATAAGTAAAACAAACTATTGTTTTTACTCAAAAGAATCTGATTTTAGCAATATATACTCCTTTCATGTTGCTTATATTAAAGAGCAAAACAACCTTGAAAATCGCATAACTTTCAACAGGAATGAACAAATTAATTCAAAATAGTCTTCTCTTTTTAATCCTAATTAGCATTGTATGTTTTAATTTGAAAACGACCATTTTACAATTTGAATATTCATTTTTCAACGAAAGTTTTACAGAGCAATTTTGTGAAAATAAGGCAAAACCAGAACTGAAATGCAACGGTAAATGTCATTTAAAAAAAATTAGTAAAGAACAAGACAATCAGGACTCATCAAAAAAATCATTTGCAGACAATGAAGTTTTGTTTTTATGTCCTTTGACTGCCTATGCAAGTACTGATTTGATTCATTCACAAAAGAAAAAGATCTATTCTAAAAAAGATTTATTTCAGGTTCACATAAACTATCCGCCAGAACATCCTCCTCAAAATTTGGTCTAACAACGCAACAGCTTAATAGCTAGAATGTTTAATCAAATTTATTAAAATGAAAAAAATTATCTGTGCCTTAACGATATTAGGCGCGCTAAACGGTTATGCTCAAAAAGCACCACAAAAAATAGACTCTATCAAGGTCACGCTGCTTAACGAGGTCCTAGTTAGTGGTTCGTCTATAAAAAATCCCGCTCAAGTTATTGTAAAACAAGACTTCTCTGAAAAAGTCGTACAGCCTAAAAATTCAGGTGAATTGTTTGAAGATATCAATGGTTTTCATCTCATAAAAAGAGGCAATTATGCGGTAGACCCTGCTTTTAGAGCGTCACAATACGAGCAACTCAATGTTCAGATCGATGGCGGAACTAAAGCATTTCATGCTTGTCCCAACCGTATGGATCCTGTGACTACCTTGGTTAATCCTGAGGAAATTACTAAAATCGAAATCATAAAAGGCCCATTTTCTGTTCGCTACGGAAACACTTTTGCAGGACTTATTAATTTAGTTTCAAAATCTCCAGCTAACAACACTAAGCTGCTTAGTGGGAGTCTTTCTTCAGGATATGAAAGTAATGGGAACTCTATGGTAAACATGTTTACTTTAGACAGTAAAATTAAAAAGTTTGACTTTTCTGGAAACTTCAGTTATCGCGATTATGGGAACTATGAAGACGGAAATCAAAACGAAATTCCGTCCTCGTTTAGAAGTATTAGTTATGGCTTAAAAACGGGTTATCAAATCACAGACAACCAGCGTCTACAAGCAACATTACGTCAAAATTTTGGTCGTGATGTGCTACATGCTGGCTTACCAATGGATACAGATGAGGACAATAGTACGATGGTTAATCTAGATTATAAACTAGAAACAAACAGCAATTATTTCAAAGGATTAACTTCTAAGGTTTACTACTCGTGTGTAGATCATATTATGACCAATTCAAGAAGAGCTAGTTTTGCGAATTCAGAAGCAGTCTCAAAGGTAAATGCTCTAACCTATGGCGGGAAAATTGAAACAGAATGGAATTTTGGTTCCAAAGTGCAATTATTTACTGGTATCGATATGGTCAATTTGTCTCGAGAAGGCGGTAGAGATCGTTTGGTTAAAGTTGATATGATGGGAAATACGCTTGCTACTCCTATTGCTTTCTTTGATAAAGTTTGGCAAGATAGTTACTCGAATGACTTTGGTTATTTTGCAGAAACAAAAATTAAAGCTTCTGATAAATCTTGGTTGACTATTGGTTCTCGCTTGGATTTTATTACTTCAGATGCTAATGATTTAGACCCAACTTTTTCTGCTTTGTATCCATCTTTAGAAAAAAGAAATGAGACCATTTATAGCGGAACAGTTTCGTACCAATACCTTTTTAATCCCAATTATAAAGTAGAAGCTTCTTTTGGTCGAGGAACTAGAGCAGCCAATATAGAAGAACGCTTTATTGCCTTTTTCAACATTGGAAGAGATGCTTATGAATACGTAGGGAATCCAAATTTAAAACCTGAAGTCAACAATCAATTTGAACTGAGTTTTGACGGAAAAACAAACTTAAAAGGTTTCTTTAATTCGGTTCAATATGGAACATCAGTATTTTATTCTATTTATGAAAACTATATTCTAGGCGTTGTTGATGCCTCTTTAACTCGAAAATACAACTCGACTACGCCACCTGTAAATCCTAAGGTTTTTAGGAATATAGACAAGGCCTTGAAGACAGGTTTTGAAGCCTACGGAAACATTGCATTCCATGAGCATTTTAATTTTGGAACAGAGGTTTCATACACCTATACCGAAAATAAAGATTTTAATGAAAGCTTGCCACTAACTCCACCATTAGTAACGCGAATAAAATTGGGTTATGAATACAAGAAGTTCTGGGCCAAAGCGTTGTACACCTTGACAGCCAAACAAAACAAAATTTCGACTAGTTATGATGAAATTACTACCGCAGGTTATGAAGTGATGGATTTAAACATTGGTTACAAGCCTATAAAATCAGTCTCTATTGGAATGGGACTTTTAAATGTGTTTGATCAGTATTACAACAATCATTTAACCTTTGCTTTCAACAATGTAGCCGGTTTTGGAAGAGTTCCTATTACGGAGCCTGGTCGAAACTTTACACTCTTTGTAAACTATAAATTTTAAAACACAATAAAGCCTCAAGTTATTCTTGAGGCTTTATGATTTTAGGAAAAAATAGGTTTACTTTTTTCTGGTACTCTTTATAATCAGAAAATTTTTGAAGTAATTGTTGCTCTTCATATTTTGTTTTGAAATAAAATAAAAGCAATAGTACGAAAGCAATGACTAATTTTAAAAATGAAACTTTATAAAAGGCATATCCAAACGTAAACAAGATAAGTCCTGTGTAAATAGGATGTCGACTAAGTTTGTACATTCCAAAAGTGATTAACTCAGAATCAGTTTTAGGCGTTGGAAAAACGGTTAAATTTTTGTTGAGCTGCAAGACCGAAAGTGCTGAGATAATAAAACCTATAATGGCAAATAGCAATCCAATGTATTTTACTGATTGTGGAAGGTCAAAAGAGGGTAAAAAATCGAAAGCATACAATCCAAATAATAGGAATTGTATGCTTACAAATAAATAATCTTTCCAAGTTTTTATCATTTTTTCTTGCCTATAAATCGAACAACTGATCCTTTACCTTGATGATAAGGCCCTTCACTTAATTCGATAATTTCTGTTTTTAAGAAATCGAACTCAATGTTTTTAAATTCATCCTTGATCTCCTCTTCAGAAAATAACATCTCAAGATCTTTTGGTCCGCCAGAAGGATATTGCAATTGTTCTTTGCTAAATGCCTCAAAAATTAGTACTCCATTCGGTTTTAACAATTCTTCAATTTGCTTGTGAATCGTTGCACGAATAGATTTTGGAAAATGAGCATAAATAAAAACCGCTCCATCAAAAGAAGCGGGTTCAAAATCTAATTCTTCTAGTATCCTAACGCGATAATCAATCTTTACACCTTGATCATTAGCTAGCTTGTCTGCCTTTTTTTTACCTTCAATACTCGTATCAAAAGCAAAAACTTCAAATCCGTTTTTTGCTGCAAAAACGGCATTGCGACCTTCTCCTTCGGCAGGAAATACTATTTTTCCGTTTTCAGGCAATTTAGAAATCGATTCTGCAAAAAATTGATTGGGCTTAATTCCGTAAGCATACTCGTTTTCAGCATATCGTTCGTTCCAAAAATCACTCATTGTTTTCTTTCTTTTTTGGTGAAGTTACAAACATATTAAATAACAAACCACCCATTAAACCACCATATAAAGTACTATTTATCGGCTTTGAGGTAATGGCACAAGTACCTGAAGCGCAGCCTACAAAATGATAATAAGCATACCCCGCAATCAGACCTACCACTACTCCAACTCCTGTAAAAATATATTGTTTTTTCGTCATTTTAATTGCATTTTGATTCGCCTCCACAGCAGGACTTTTTTTCAATAGTAGTTTCCCCTTTTATAGGATAACCTTTTTGAGCCCATTTTGAAAGGCCCTTCTTCATTTGTAACAAATTAGTAAAGCCATAATCACTTAACAATGTTACTACTTGCAAACTACGCTCACCTAATAAAGACGCCACAATTACTTTCTCCTCTTTTGGGATTTCGTTCATTCTTAAAGCCAATTGACTCATTGGAATGTGTAAAACACGCGGAATATCAAACGAAAACTGATCAAATTCCTTTTCTTCACGAACATCGAGCAATAGATAATTTCGTTTAATTAATTCTAATGTGCTTGTTGGGCAAACCTCTTTTATTCTTAACTCTTCCATAACTTACTTTTTATCAAATACAATACTCCAAATTCCTCTTACTTCATTCTCACTATAACCCGTTGCCAAATCATTTGGATACAATCCTTTTATTTTCATTTGTACTTCTGGTTTAATATTATCAGACGTACCATGACATTGCAAACACATAGCATTAGTTGGTATAGGGTAGTAAAAATGTACTTTATCGCCTTTCTCTACGACGACTGGTTTAAGTTCTTTATTTGCTGCCAAATCTTTCTTGAATTTCTCGATATAAATCAATTCTTCGGCATTTGCTTTATTGTTTGGATTTCTATTTTTATCAGAAACACGTTTGATTTTTGCGTTGTAATTCACGGACATACTATCTGTTAATGGAATGGCCTGAATATTACAAAAAGCCATTGCTTCTATAGTTCCTTTCTTTTGGATGGTTCCCATTAGATTTTTACCTAAAACCTTTTGGGTTCCCAATGCGTATTCTAAACCTATATCTGCATAAGTTTTTTCTTTTGCAGCAGCAACAAACTCTTTACCTGATTGTTCCCAATCTGTATTTCCGTGACCTTGCCAATGCTCCTTGAACCATGCCGGCGCTTCCACTTTATAATCATACATAAATGCGGCAATTTTTACGGTAGCACTATCAGGGAAAACTTGTTTTGGCATCACGCCAAATTTTCTCACTGCTCCATATAGTAAAGCATTATCATCTGTAGGATTTGCTACAAATTCAGAAATTGCTTTTATAAATTCGGCTTTGTTATATCCTTCCTTATCAATATAACGTGCTTTAATAGCAACAAATGGCGGTGCGATTCTCCCTTCATCCTCAGCTGCAGTAGGACTATGGCAGGTGTAACAGTGCTTCTCCATTAAATCTTTGGCCTCTTGGGGTTGATAAACAAAACTAGTAGCGTTGTCAATATCTTGATACGAATGCTTCTTCATATTACAAGAGAAAAGTAGAACTACCGAAAAAAGTATAACGATTTTTTTCATGATGCGTTTTTAAGTTTTTGTAAAACTATTTATTAATAGCCAAAAGAAGTGTAACATTTATCACAAGAGTCTCTTTTTACTAATAGAGTATATTAATACAACTATAATTAGAAACTATTAATTACAATTTTACGATAAATTTAATTACTACAACATGACTCTTGTCACATAACATTAATTAAATCTACACTAAATTTGAAATGTAAAATAATCAACTAAATACATACAAAAATGGAAGATCAAATAATTTCAATGCCGAGAATTGGTGATATGGCTCCAGATTTTGAAGCGGTAACCACTACAGGAAAAATAAAATTTTCAGAATATAATAAAGGAAGTTGGGTGGTGTTTTTTTCACATCCTGCTGATTTTACTCCAGTTTGCACCACCGAAATGAGTGGGTTTGCTCTAGAAAAAGAGTTCTTTGCAAAACACAATACCAAATTAATGGGATTAAGTATCGATAGTATTCACTCGCACATTGCTTGGGTAAATGCCGTGAACGAAAAAACAGGTGTTTTATTCGAATTTCCGATTGTTGCAGATAAGTAATGGTTAAAATTTAATGTCGTATTTTATTCCAAAATTAGTCAGGACAAAATTTAATTTTTCTTTGAGGTTTTCGAATGATTTATAAGCATCAAAATCTAACCATTGATATTTTATTCTCCGCCATAGAATTTCAATCAGGTTTAACTCTGGAGAATAAGGTGGCAAAAAGTAAATTAAAACATCTTTTTCTTTCCATTGTTCTATTTTAGCCATAAACTTCTTTGATTTGTGTATGGGAGAATTGTCAAGAATTACAATGGTTTTTTTAATGGTTTGTTCCACAAATCGATTCATAAAACTGATGATTCTATCTGAATTAAAGGTTGTTTCAAGTGTTTCGAAATAGAGTTTATTTTTACGGGTCATTAATCCAACTACATTCTGATATTTACCTTTAGCAGCGGGTAACAAAATTGGATTATCCTTTGTTTGCCAAGCATAAGGCACATTAGGAGAGAGTCCAAAATGACTTTGGTCTCCAAAATATAAATCAATATAACCGCTATCTTCCAAACTCTTTAATGTTTCTATCTGCTCTTGTTTAAATCTAAATTGTTCTTCGTTGCGTTTGCCTTTCAAAGAGAGTCTAGCTCTTTTCCACTTATAGCCCAGTAACTTTTAAAAAATTCTGCAAAGTCTTTTTGCAGATGACAATATTGTGTTGCTCCTCAAAGTAAATTAATACATTTTTTAAATTTCTATTGTGAAGTTCTAATTGCTTGGAAACTTCTTCCGTATAGTCTTTTAAAAGAGTTTTTGCTCCTCTTCCTTCTGATATAGCAAGAGAATCAACCCCAATACTAGCCCAACTATCAAACCAACGTTCAATCGTTCTGCGACTGACTTTAAAAATAGAAGCCAAGTCTTTAATCTTGTGTCTTTGATGTGATAAAACAAGGCATTGACTACGTTTCCTAACAGTATTATTAGGGCTATTTTGGTAAAGGTGCTCTAGTACCAAAACCTCTTCTTCTTTTAGTGTTACATATCTCATAATGAGATAAATATAGTAAATTTTTCATATATTAACAACAAAATACGACATTATTTTATTCTTATTACTTATTAGTATGGAAGTTTCAAAAAAATACGGAATGCTGCAACCAGGTGAAAGTGAAACAGCAGCAGTAAGAGCTGTTTTTATCATGGATCCAAAAGGTAAAGTGCGCTTAATGATGTATTATCCCTTAAATGTGGGTCGAAATATGGCCGAAATCAAGCGTTCTCTACTCGCATTACAAACATCAGATGAGTATAAAGTTGCAATGCCTCTCGACTGGCAACCTGGCGACAAAGTAATTGTACCCGCTCCAAAAACAGTAGAGGAACTAGCAGAAAGAAAAAACAGTGATTTAGAAATGGTAGATTGGTATCTGGCCAAAAAATCTATTTAATAGTAGTAAATAAACAATTTGATTAAACCGTCTCAATAGTATTTTGAGACGGTTTTTTTGTTCGTCCTACTTACTACTATTCTACATCGCAATTGAAAAACATCGCCATTAGTTTTTTCTCAAGAAAAGAAGCAGAAAATTTTTAATCGAAATATAAAATATCTCTCTTGCTTGTTAAGGGTAAAACACCTACTTAAAGAACAAGCAATTTAACAGCGATAAAATTTATTCTTTTTATTATCACAAATCTTTATACTAACTGATCAAGATCATTTTCAATTTCAAAGTATTTGCTCAACTTTGAAAGATGATCAACACTTACAACATCAGTTATACAATTAGTAAAATAAACGATTTGTAATAAGGTAGTTCGTAAATGAAAATTGGAAGAAGTAAAAATTAATTTATCATGGAAAAAATAAAAATGGATAGTTTAATAACAGTATTAGCCTATGTAGAAAAGTTAGGATTTACATCTCAATTTGAAGTTAATGGAGACCTATTAACTTCGCTTAAAACAAAGAAAAAGTATAAGCCTAAGCAAATAAAAATAATACATTTTTATCGCTTTGAAGGAACATCAAGCCAAGACGATAGCGCTATTATGTATGCTATTGAGACTGACGATAATGAAAAAGGAACTTTGGTAGATGGCTATGGAAGTAGTGCTGACACAGCAACTTCTGATTTCATGCGTGCAGTAGATGACATTCATAAATAACATAATATTGAGTATAAACACTATAGTATTACGGCATTTAAGCTTGTTTGCAACATAATTTAGTGGTTGTCTATTGTAAGTACTATTTTCTGTCTAAAAATCAGGCCCAGAATTGACCACTGTTATTGGTAATAAAAGGACAAAAATGTAGATATCTTGATAAATAAACTTAGCTGACATATTTGTTAAGTAGTAGTTTTCAAATTTAAATATAAACTGTTTAAAATCAATTTTATAACTGATCTAGGTCATTTCTTCTTTTGTTATAATATTGGAACTTAGCTGTTATTCTCAGGAGAAACCTTTCACTCACCAATCCTGATAATTAACCATTTAAAACAAAGTTATGAAAGCAAAATCTAAAAAAATGACGGGCGAAATTTCTGCCGCTCTTACTAATGCAATTCTAGCAAAGGCTAGCACTAAGAAAATAATAAAGAAAATTGATTCGGCTGCTAAAAAATTAGCGAAAAAAATCAATAAAGAAACTAAAGGAACCATCACCAAAATTAAAAAAAAGAG encodes the following:
- a CDS encoding rhodanese-like domain-containing protein, which produces MEELRIKEVCPTSTLELIKRNYLLLDVREEKEFDQFSFDIPRVLHIPMSQLALRMNEIPKEEKVIVASLLGERSLQVVTLLSDYGFTNLLQMKKGLSKWAQKGYPIKGETTIEKKSCCGGESKCN
- a CDS encoding methyltransferase family protein, which encodes MIKTWKDYLFVSIQFLLFGLYAFDFLPSFDLPQSVKYIGLLFAIIGFIISALSVLQLNKNLTVFPTPKTDSELITFGMYKLSRHPIYTGLILFTFGYAFYKVSFLKLVIAFVLLLLFYFKTKYEEQQLLQKFSDYKEYQKKVNLFFPKIIKPQE
- a CDS encoding class I SAM-dependent methyltransferase; translation: MSDFWNERYAENEYAYGIKPNQFFAESISKLPENGKIVFPAEGEGRNAVFAAKNGFEVFAFDTSIEGKKKADKLANDQGVKIDYRVRILEELDFEPASFDGAVFIYAHFPKSIRATIHKQIEELLKPNGVLIFEAFSKEQLQYPSGGPKDLEMLFSEEEIKDEFKNIEFDFLKTEIIELSEGPYHQGKGSVVRFIGKKK
- a CDS encoding Tll0287-like domain-containing protein, whose translation is MKKIVILFSVVLLFSCNMKKHSYQDIDNATSFVYQPQEAKDLMEKHCYTCHSPTAAEDEGRIAPPFVAIKARYIDKEGYNKAEFIKAISEFVANPTDDNALLYGAVRKFGVMPKQVFPDSATVKIAAFMYDYKVEAPAWFKEHWQGHGNTDWEQSGKEFVAAAKEKTYADIGLEYALGTQKVLGKNLMGTIQKKGTIEAMAFCNIQAIPLTDSMSVNYNAKIKRVSDKNRNPNNKANAEELIYIEKFKKDLAANKELKPVVVEKGDKVHFYYPIPTNAMCLQCHGTSDNIKPEVQMKIKGLYPNDLATGYSENEVRGIWSIVFDKK
- a CDS encoding DUF6132 family protein, encoding MTKKQYIFTGVGVVVGLIAGYAYYHFVGCASGTCAITSKPINSTLYGGLMGGLLFNMFVTSPKKKENNE
- a CDS encoding IS630 family transposase, producing the protein MKGKRNEEQFRFKQEQIETLKSLEDSGYIDLYFGDQSHFGLSPNVPYAWQTKDNPILLPAAKGKYQNVVGLMTRKNKLYFETLETTFNSDRIISFMNRFVEQTIKKTIVILDNSPIHKSKKFMAKIEQWKEKDVLIYFLPPYSPELNLIEILWRRIKYQWLDFDAYKSFENLKEKLNFVLTNFGIKYDIKF
- a CDS encoding helix-turn-helix domain-containing protein; the protein is MRYVTLKEEEVLVLEHLYQNSPNNTVRKRSQCLVLSHQRHKIKDLASIFKVSRRTIERWFDSWASIGVDSLAISEGRGAKTLLKDYTEEVSKQLELHNRNLKNVLIYFEEQHNIVICKKTLQNFLKVTGL